The nucleotide sequence CATCGGCACCACGTCTTCGTAATTCTTCAACCGGATAATTATTGACCACCCCGCCATCGATCAATAGCCTGCCATTAATTTTTACCGGAGCAATTAATGACGGTATAGAGCCACTTGCTGCTACAGATTTTGCCAGCGATCCCCGATCTAAAATAACTTCTTCACCAGTTTCAATATCAGTGGCCACACAAAAAAATGGAATGGGTAATTTAGAAAAATCGGTTTTGTTATCCAGATGAACGGTTAAGCCAGACATCAAATTATAGATATTTTGTCCTTTACTTAAACCGGAAGGAAAACCAACCTTAAAATTATCAAAAGGAAGCGTTAGTGCATAACGTTCGGTATTTTCTTTTTCGTAGAAGGTCATTGCTGTTCTTGGAATCTCGTCCTGAATTAGCAAATTAAAATTGGTATGATTTACAATAGAATCCAGCTCGGTAGCTGTATATCCTGAAGCATACAAACCACCAACAATCGCCCCCATACTTGTACCGGCTATATAATCAATATGCACACCGGCATCTTCTATAACCTTTAACGCTCCAATATGAGCTAAGCCTTTTGCCCCTCCTCCGCTCAGCACTAGCCCTACTTTTAATTTTTCTTCTTGAGAAAAACTTAAAAGCGAACTACATAAGAGTAAAAGACAGAGGACGTTTTTCATTTTTAATCTGATGGTTCTGCGTGATAATAGTCGTAAACAATTTTAGCTTTAGCACTTCCCACAACATCGGCCAGTGATTTCTCTGGAGCTTCTTTGATACGTTTTAACGATCTGAAGCTTTTAAGTAATTCCACCACCGTTTTCTCTCCAATCCCTTTTATAGCTTCCAGCTCTGTATTTAACGCGGCTTTACTTCTTTTATTTCGGTGAAAGGTGATTCCGAATCTATGGGCCTCATCTCTTAATTGCTGAATAATCTTTAAGCTTTCCGATCTTTTATCCAAATACAATGGAATTGGATCGCCAGGATAAAATAGTTCTTCTAAACGTTTAGCAATACCTACAATGGCAATCTTACCTCGCAAGCCTAAAGTTTCTAAAGCTTTTACACCACTGCGAAGTTGTCCTTTCCCTCCATCGACAATAATTAATTGCGGTAATTCTTCACCTTCATTCAACAATCGCTTATAGCGTCTATAAACCACCTCTTCCATCGATGCGAAATCATCGGGCCCTTCAACAGTTTTGATATTAAATTTACGATAATCTTTTTTACTTGGTTTTCCGTTCTTAAAAACAACGCAGGCTGCTACGGGATTTGTTCCCTGGATGTTAGAGTTATCAAAGCATTCGATATGCCTTGGCTCCACATTTAGTCGAAGATCTTCTTTCATTTGTGCCATGATACGATTTACATGGCGATCTGGATCGACAATCTTCATTTGCTTAAATCGTTCCTGACGGAAATATTTAGCATTTCGCTGAGACAGTTCCACAATCTTACGCTTATCACCTAATTTAGGAATCGTAACTTTTACATCGTCGCCGGCATCAACTTTAAAAGGCACATAAATTTCAGGAGATTTAGAATTAAAACGCTGTCTAATTTCAGTAATACCAAGTTCTAATAATTCTTCATCGGTTTCATCCAACTTTTTCTTCATCTCTATAGTATGCGAACGGATAATCGATCCATGCATTAATTGAAGAAAATTCACGTAACCATAGCCTTCGTCACTAATTACAGAAAATACATCTACATTATTGATTTTGGGATTTACCACCGTAGATCTGGATTGATAGCCTTCTAAAACTTCAATCTTATTTTTTATTCGTTGCGCATCTTCAAACTCCATTTTCTCGGCATGCTCTTGCATTTGCTCTCGAAACTGATTTAATGAGTCTTTAAAGTTTCCTTTTACAATTTGGCGAATATGATCGATATTCCGATTGTATTCTGCTTCGCCCTGGTAGCCTTCACATGGGCCTTTGCAGTTACCCAAATGATATTCTAAACACAATTTAAATTTGTTATCTCTAATTTTATCTTCAGCAAGATCATAATTGCAGGTTCGCAGTTTATACAAGCCTTTAATTAAATCGAGTAACGTATTCACAGTCTTAAAACTGGTAAAAGGGCCGTAATATTCACTACCGTCTTTAACAAGTCTTCGGGTTGGAAATACTCTCGGAAAACGCTCGTTTTTAATACAAATCCAGGGATAGGTTTTATCATCTTTCAACAGCACATTAAAACGCGGCTGAAGTTTTTTAATGAGGTTGTTTTCTAATAATAATGCATCGGTTTCAGAAGAAACAACAATATGCCTAATCTCATGAATCTTTTTTACCATCACACCAATACGATGACTATCGTGACGTTTCGTAAAATAAGAAGTAACTCTTTTTTTAAGATTCTTAGCTTTACCCACATAAAGTATCTTCCCGTTTTTATCAAAATATTGATAAACGCCGGGACTATTTGGCAAAGTCTTTAATTGTACATCCAGAGCAGGTATTTCCATTACTTCAAATTTAAAATATCTTTAGGGCTAATTTGAATATTTTAGCTAAAATTTGCAGTAATTTTAGCAGCTTGTATCATACATTTATTATTTCTGAAATTCAACTGAATCTTAGAAATTAGCAGATTTAAAAGTATTTTATAATTCAGTAAATTTTTAAAACATTTATTTTGGCTATCTTGGAAATATGGGCGAAAGCAAAAAAATAACTATTGGTCGTTTTGATAAAGCAGATTTTCCTATTCTTGATCTTGAACAGATTTCAGTAAAAGTGGATACCGGTGCTTATACTTCTTCCATACATTGTGACGAAATTATTGAAAAAGATGATGTATTATATTGTAAATTTCTTGACGATGAGCATGATCAATATAATGGCAAAGAGTTCATTTTTAAGGATTACGAAATAATTTACGTTCGCAGTAGCAACGGCATAATCCAGAAACGTTACCAGATTGAATCTAAAATTAAGCTTTTTAATAAAATTTATAAAATTTCACTTTCTTTGTCCTCGCGCCAGGAAATGCGTTTCCCGGTTTTACTAGGGCGAAAATTCTTAAGCAGCAAGTTTATTGTAGACCCACAATTGATAGATTTATCATTTAACCAGCAACACCAAACAGATGAATATTAAAATCCTTTCCAGAAATTCACAACTTTACTCAACAAGACGACTTATCGAAGCCGCCCAGAAACGCAAACACACGGTAGAGGTCGTAGACCCTTTAAAGTGTGATATTGTGATTGAAAGGAGAAACCCGAATATTTATTATAAGGGTAATTATATAAAAGATGTAGATGCGATTATCCCGAGAATTGGTTCTTCGGTTACTTTTTATGGTACTGCCGTAGTTCGCCAATTCGAAATGATGGGTGCATTCACCACCACAGATAGTGAAGCTTTGGTACGAAGCCGTGATAAGCTTAGAAGTTTACAGGTTCTATCTAGAGCCAAAATAGGACTTCCTAAGACGGTTTTTACAAACTATTCTAGAGACGTTTCTGGTGTAATTAGCCAGGTTGGTGGGCCACCGTTAGTAATTAAACTTTTAGAAGGAACACAAGGTGTGGGTGTTGTTCTTGCTGAAACCAAAAATGCAGCAGAATCTGTTATTGAAGCGTTTAACGGTTTACAAGCTCGTGTAATTGTGCAAGAGTTTATTAAAGAAGCTAAAGGAGCAGATATTAGAGCTTTTGTAGTAGATGGTCACGTAGTTGGGGCTATGAAACGACAAGGTAAAGAAGGTGAATTCCGTTCTAACCTGCATCGTGGTGGTAGCGCAGAATCTATAGAACTTAGTGATGACGAAGAAATTGCTGCGGTAAAAGCTACCAAAGCAATGGGTCTTGGTGTTGCTGGTGTAGATATGTTACAAAGTTCCCGAGGACCGCTTATTCTTGAAGTGAATTCTTCTCCCGGCTTAGAAGGAATCGAAAAAGCTACCGGAAAAGACATTGCTAAAACTATTATTCGATATATCGAAAAACACGCCTAAACTTATTTATGCCTCAAATCACAAAAGATAACGTCCTGGAAATTCTGGGTAAAAAGATTTTACCCGGTAAAAGCGCTACGATTAACCTAAACATGGCTAAGCTCTATACCACAACATCGGTAGAAGTTCCCGTGATTATCGAGCGATCTAAAAATCCTGGCCCTGTTGTCTTAATTACTGCGGGGATTCATGGTGACGAATTAAACGGGGTAGAAATTGTACGCCAATTAATTAGCAAGGGCATTAATAAACCTACCTGCGGTACAACCATTTGCATTCCGGTTGTAAACGTATTTGGTTTTCTAAATATGGCGAGGGAATTTCCTGATGGGCGTGATCTAAATCGTATGTTCCCGGGAACGAAAAATGGTTCGCTAGCAGGAAGATTTGCTTTTCAGTTTGTGCAGGAAATTTTACCGATTGCCGATTTCTGTTTAGATTTTCATACCGGGGCGCTAGTAGATTTAACGTAGCTCAAATTCGAGTGAAAAAAGGCGACAAACAGAGTATAGAACTTGCTAATATTTTTAAAGCGCCATTTACGGTGGTTTCTACAACGATTACCAAGTCATATCGAGAAACCTGCTCGAAAATGGGAATTCCTATTTTACTTTTTGAAGGGGGTAAATCGCAGGACAGCAATAAAGATATTGCAAGACATGGCGTTGAAGGCACCATGAGAATACTGGATCACCTTAATATGCTGAAATCCAGATTTGACCTACCAGATGCGCATGCCGAGTCTATTTTAATTGAAAATACCTCCTGGATGCGTGCAAAATACAGCGGACTTCTACATCTAAAAGTTCCTTGTGGAAAACATGTTGAAAAAGGAGAATACATTGGCACCATTACCGATCCCTACGGTAAATTTAGGCATAAGATAAAATCCAGAAGTCAGGGTTATATTATTAATGTTAATGAAGCTCCAATAGTTTATCAAGGAGATGCCATTTTTCATGTTTCATCGGTGTCAAAAATTATAGATGAATAAGCACGAATTACGAAAAAAATACAAATCCTTACGATTAAAACTTTCTACGGAGGTTATTGAAGAACTCAGTTTAGAAATTGCCAACAATTTGCTGAAATTAGACATTTGGGAGAACGAATTTTACCATTTGTTTTTGAGCATTGCTGAACAGAAAGAAGTGGATACCGAATTCATCTTACATATTCTACAAGGGAAAGATAAGAATGTGGTGATTCCCAGAACTGATATTGAGCAAAACGCGCTGATTAATTATTTACTTACCGACACAACCAAAATCAAAAAAAATCGCTGGAATATCCCTGAACCTGTTGATGGTATTGAAATCACTCCAGATAAAATAGATGTCGTTTTTGTGCCGTTGCTAGCTTTCGATAAAACCGGACATCGAATTGGCTACGGAAAAGGATATTACGACAAGTTTTTAAGTTCTTGCAAAACCGATATTATTAAAATTGGGCTTTCTTTTTACGAAGCTGAAGATGCTTTTGAAGATGTTTATAACAGTGATATTCCGTTAGACTATTGCGTTACTCCGAAGCAGGTGTATAGCTTTTAGAGCATCGCATTTAGGATAGAGAATATAGATCGCTTCGCTTTTAGACTATAGAATTCTTCAATTTGAAAATGTGGTAATGTGACGATTTGATAATTGCTATTATTCTGTATCAATTTCTTTTTAGAAAAAAGGATACGGCAGAAGAAATCAGGATTGAAGTATCAATATAAATTTTTAATAAAGAATTGTTATCATTTTGACCCTGCCAGCCGGCAGGCAAGCTTGATTCCGCATCTCATAAGGCCGATAGCTGGCCGCTAAAAGCTTACGCTACTAAAACTAGCATTTCTGTAAACTGTGCTCAGTGCACTGTGTACTGC is from Zunongwangia endophytica and encodes:
- a CDS encoding ATP-dependent zinc protease family protein encodes the protein MGESKKITIGRFDKADFPILDLEQISVKVDTGAYTSSIHCDEIIEKDDVLYCKFLDDEHDQYNGKEFIFKDYEIIYVRSSNGIIQKRYQIESKIKLFNKIYKISLSLSSRQEMRFPVLLGRKFLSSKFIVDPQLIDLSFNQQHQTDEY
- the uvrC gene encoding excinuclease ABC subunit UvrC, with protein sequence MEIPALDVQLKTLPNSPGVYQYFDKNGKILYVGKAKNLKKRVTSYFTKRHDSHRIGVMVKKIHEIRHIVVSSETDALLLENNLIKKLQPRFNVLLKDDKTYPWICIKNERFPRVFPTRRLVKDGSEYYGPFTSFKTVNTLLDLIKGLYKLRTCNYDLAEDKIRDNKFKLCLEYHLGNCKGPCEGYQGEAEYNRNIDHIRQIVKGNFKDSLNQFREQMQEHAEKMEFEDAQRIKNKIEVLEGYQSRSTVVNPKINNVDVFSVISDEGYGYVNFLQLMHGSIIRSHTIEMKKKLDETDEELLELGITEIRQRFNSKSPEIYVPFKVDAGDDVKVTIPKLGDKRKIVELSQRNAKYFRQERFKQMKIVDPDRHVNRIMAQMKEDLRLNVEPRHIECFDNSNIQGTNPVAACVVFKNGKPSKKDYRKFNIKTVEGPDDFASMEEVVYRRYKRLLNEGEELPQLIIVDGGKGQLRSGVKALETLGLRGKIAIVGIAKRLEELFYPGDPIPLYLDKRSESLKIIQQLRDEAHRFGITFHRNKRSKAALNTELEAIKGIGEKTVVELLKSFRSLKRIKEAPEKSLADVVGSAKAKIVYDYYHAEPSD
- the rimK gene encoding 30S ribosomal protein S6--L-glutamate ligase, translating into MNIKILSRNSQLYSTRRLIEAAQKRKHTVEVVDPLKCDIVIERRNPNIYYKGNYIKDVDAIIPRIGSSVTFYGTAVVRQFEMMGAFTTTDSEALVRSRDKLRSLQVLSRAKIGLPKTVFTNYSRDVSGVISQVGGPPLVIKLLEGTQGVGVVLAETKNAAESVIEAFNGLQARVIVQEFIKEAKGADIRAFVVDGHVVGAMKRQGKEGEFRSNLHRGGSAESIELSDDEEIAAVKATKAMGLGVAGVDMLQSSRGPLILEVNSSPGLEGIEKATGKDIAKTIIRYIEKHA
- a CDS encoding 5-formyltetrahydrofolate cyclo-ligase, encoding MNKHELRKKYKSLRLKLSTEVIEELSLEIANNLLKLDIWENEFYHLFLSIAEQKEVDTEFILHILQGKDKNVVIPRTDIEQNALINYLLTDTTKIKKNRWNIPEPVDGIEITPDKIDVVFVPLLAFDKTGHRIGYGKGYYDKFLSSCKTDIIKIGLSFYEAEDAFEDVYNSDIPLDYCVTPKQVYSF